Proteins co-encoded in one Oncorhynchus masou masou isolate Uvic2021 chromosome 22, UVic_Omas_1.1, whole genome shotgun sequence genomic window:
- the LOC135508870 gene encoding cholesterol side-chain cleavage enzyme, mitochondrial — MIVRWSVCRSSLGLPACGLPSARHNSSMPVVRQALSPDNSSTVQNFSEIPGLWRNGLANLYSFWKLDGFRNIHRVMVHNFNTFGPIYREKIGYYDSVNIIKPEDAAILFKAEGHYPKRLTVEAWTSYRDYRNRKYGVLLKNGEDWRSNRVILNREVISPKVLGNFVPLLDEVGKDFVARVHKKIERSGQDKWTTDLSQELFKYALESVGSVLYGERLGLMLDYINPEAQHFIDCISLMFKTTSPMLYIPPAMLRRVGAKIWRDHVEAWDGIFNQADRCIQNIYRTMRQDTNTHGKYPGVLASLLMLDKLSIEDIKASVTELMAGGVDTTSITLLWTLYELARHPDLQEELRAEVAVARQSTQGDMLQMLKMIPLVKGALKETLRLHPVAVSLQRYITEEIVIQNYHIPCGTLVQLGLYAMGRDPDVFPRPEKYLPSRWLRTENQYFRSLGFGFGPRQCLGRRIAETEMQLFLIHMLENFRVEKQRQVEVHSTFELILLPEKPILLTLKPLKSGQ, encoded by the exons ATGATAGTGAGGTGGAGTGTGTGTCGCAGTTCCCTGGGTCTGCCAGCTTGTGGACTACCCAGTGCCCGCCACAACTCCAGTATGCCGGTGGTGCGCCAGGCTCTGTCCCCAGACAACAGCAGTACGGTCCAGAACTTCAGTGAGATCCCAGGTCTCTGGAGAAATGGACTTGCCAACCTCTACAGTTTCTGGAAACTAGACGGATTCAGGAACATCCACAGAGTCATGGTGCACAACTTCAACACCTTCGGTCCAATATACAG GGAGAAGATAGGCTACTATGATAGTGTAAACATTATAAAGCCGGAGGATGCAGCCATCTTGTTCAAGGCAGAAGGACACTACCCCAAGAGGTTAACGGTGGAGGCATGGACCTCATACAGAGACTACAGGAACAGGAAATATGGAGTCCTGCTCAA GAATGGGGAGGACTGGCGGTCCAACAGGGTGATTCTGAATAGAGAGGTGATCTCTCCCAAGGTATTGGGGAACTTTGTTCCTCTGTTGGATGAGGTTGGAAAGGACTTTGTGGCCCGAGTACATAAGAAGATAGAAAGGAGTGGACAGGACAAATGGACCACCGATCTTTCTCAAGAACTCTTCAAATACGCTCTGGAAT CGGTGGGTTCAGTTCTGTATGGAGAACGTCTGGGCCTGATGTTGGACTACATCAACCCTGAGGCCCAACACTTCATTGACTGCATCTCTCTGATGTTCAAGACTACCTCTCCCATGCTGTACATCCCCCCGGCCATGCTTAGGAGGGTAGGAGCCAAGATCTGGAGAGATCACGTAGAGGCCTGGGATGGCATCTTCAACCAGG CGGACCGCTGCATCCAGAACATCTACAGGACGATGCGTCAGGACACTAACACCCACGGGAAGTATCCAGGAGTCCTGGCCAGCCTTCTGATGTTAGACAAGCTGTCTATAGAGGATATCAAGGCCAGCGTCACTGAACTGATGGCTGGAGGGGTTGACACg ACATCTATCACCTTGCTGTGGACTCTATATGAGCTtgccagacaccctgacctccaGGAAGAGTTGAGGGCTGAGGTGGCTGTAGCCAGACAGTCTACCCAAGGAGACATGCTACAGATGCTGAAGATGATACCGCTGGTCAAAGGAGCGCTGAAGGAAACGCTGAG GCTTCATCCAGTTGCAGTCAgtttacagagatacattacagaggaaATCGTCATTCAGAACTATCACATACCTTGTGGG ACTCTGGTCCAGTTGGGTCTCTATGCGATGGGTAGAGACCCAGATGTGTTCCCCAGACCTGAGAAGTACCTCCCGTCCCGCTGGCTGCGGACAGAGAACCAGTACTTCAGGAGCTTGGGCTTCGGGTTTGGACCCAGACAGTGTCTTGGACGACGCATAGCTGAGACGGAGATGCAACTCTTCCTTATACAC ATGCTGGAGAACTTCAGAGTAGAGAAACAGCGTCAGGTGGAGGTACACAGTACCTTTGAGTTGATTTTGTTGCCAGAGAAGCCCATTCTTCTGACCCTGAAGCCCCTAAAGAGCGGCCAGTGA